The Streptomyces uncialis genomic interval GTGACAGCCGTCCGGACTTCAGCTTCTGCCAACAGCAGGCTCTGCGGTCACGACGACGGTCCGGCCGTCGGGGTCGGTCAGGCGGTGTGTCCCGGTCGGGAGCGGCCCGGCCGGAACGCTGAAGGCGAGGCGCGCACGTCCGGTGGCCTCCTTGCCGTCCGCCGGGTACACCTCGAAGACGAAGCCGCCCTCGAGTTCAGCGGCGTAGTGCACGGGGCCGGCCCCGTGCTGTTCACGGACCATGGGCAGGCCGAAGCCGGCGTAGAAAGTCCGGCAGCCTTCGAGGTCCGGGGTGTAGATGACGAGCAGGGTGGCTCGCATGGTTTGCTCCTTGACGGCGTCGGGAGAGGGTCGCCGGCCCCGGGGCCGATGGGCCGGATCCAGTGCCGGCGGATCACTTCGCCGTGCTGGCTGAAGCAGATCGTCAGCGCTTTCCATGGTGACTTCGGCCCGATGGCCCTCTGATGCGGGTTGCCAGTCTGCCGTCTGTCCGGCGGGTGATGTAGTCCGCGCGGAGAGCGTCTACCGGCGGGAGCGAAGTGAACGGCCGCCCCGCCCTTCGCCCGGCATGCCGCCGCAGCCCGGGCTGCCGTCGCCACTCAGCACCTGGGCATCCGGCAGCCACCGCGAGGACGGGACAAGCAGGGGCGTTGCATACCCTCGGGGCCGGTGGTCCGCAGATCTCCGGCCGGCTTCCGGGCCGGTGGTCCGCACCCTTCGAAGGCCCATGGCACCAGAGGCCGTCGGCCATCACCGGCGGTCCGGGCCCGACCCTCCTCGCCGCTGCCGGCCGGCACGCCATGTGTTGTCCGCCTCGCAGGGCCGGGGGCGCCTCAGGGGTGGGACCGCAGCCGGGCGGGGTCGCGCTCCGCGTCCGTGCCGCCGACCGCCGGGACGTGATGTCCGGATGTTCCCGCCCTGCGCAGCCGCGCTTCGGGGCCGGCGGGTGTATGGGGGGCGGCGTGGGCGGCAGTCGTGGTGTTCTGCCGGACGTCCCGCTCCCGCCTGACCCGCTTGCAGAAGGCCAGGCGAGAGGGTTCCGGCATGCCCACAACGCGTCCGGCAACTCACCGCCGACAACCGCACCCTCGACGAACGGCTCAAGGCCGCCCGCTCCAACCTCCGCTTCCAGGATAGGCGCGTCGCCGACCTCGAAGCCCGAATCGCAGACCCAGCTTCAACGATCTGATCCCGTCCGGCTACGACCCGCAGATGTCAGTGCCGCGGGCCATACTCGTGCCGCGGCGCCGCCCGGGCACCGCAGCACGCGGGGAGCGACATGGCTGAGGTGCTGGTTTTCCACCACGGGCACGGGCTGACCGTCGGCGTCCGTGAGTTCGCCGAGCAGCTGCGACGGGCCGGACACACCGTCCACGTCTCGGACCTGTTCGAGGGGCAGGTATTCGACAGCCTCGAGGAGGGCATCGGTTACGCCGAGGACGCCGGGTTCGGCACGGTCATCGCGCGCGGAACCACGGCCGCCGAGGGGCTGCCTGCGGAACTCGTCTACCTCGGGTTCTCGCTCGGCGTCCTGCCGGCGCAGAAGCTGGCGCAGACCCGCCCCGGCGCGAAGGGCGGGCTGCTGCTGGAGGCATGCGTCCCGGTCGCGGAGTTCGGCGGCGCCTGGCCCCACGATGTCGCGGTCCAGGTCCACGGCATGGACGCGGATCCGTTCTTCGCCGGGGAGGGCGACGTGGACGCAGCCCGGGCGCTCGTCGAGACGGCGGCGGATGCCGAGCTGTTCCTCTATCCCGGCGGCAGGCACCTGTTCACCGACAGCAGCCTGCCGCCCTACGACGAGCAGGCCGCCGCGCAGGTCTCTCATCGAGTGCTGGACTTCCTCGACCGCATCAAGTAGCCCGGCATTTCGGCGAGGACTACCAAGGCCCAAGGCTGCCCACTCCAAACTGCGCTTCCAAGACCGACGCATCGCCGACCTCGAAGCCCCGCCTCACCGACCCGGGATCAGCGACGTGGTCCTGCCTCGCTGACCTCCTCACAGCCCGTCCACCGTCCCGGTGGACGGGCCCCCACGAGACCACCCGGACGAGCTACAGCAACGGCCCCAACTCGCCATCACGGACATGTAGTGTATGAACCGTCGCAGTTCAGAGCCGGTGCACGAGCTCCTGCGGTCGGTAAACTCGACGAAGCGCGGGAGACTGCCGATCCGGTCCGGCTGATGCGCCTGTTCGGGATCACCTCCTACACCGCGATCCGCTACGTCCGCACCGCCCACCCCGAACGCTTCACGATCGACCCCACACAAGCCTGAGGGGACGGGGCCGTCCGCAGGAAGCGTCGCCTGTGATCAGCTGCTCTTGCCTGCGTGGTCAGGCTCCCCGAGACGCTCCGTCGGCCCACCGAACGGCAGGACCAGAGTTCGCTTCGCCAGAAGCCAGACACCATCGGTCCTGCGGAAGGTGTCTTCATAGTGACCAATGTTTGCTGGCAACCGGGGTGGAACAAGCAGGCCTTCGGCATAGCCGTCGACCCGGTAAGTTGCGAAATAGGTCGTGGCCGTTGCCTCGTTGGTCGAGTGAACAGTGACCAGAATGTTCGTGCACATCCGCCTGGACAGCCGGTCCGCCGGCCGGGATCCGAAGTAGTGGCGAAGGGCTTCGCGTCCTTCGATACGACGACCGTCACGCGGCCACTCCCAGACTCCGTCCGGGGTGAACAGGTCGGCCACCGTGCTCGGTTCGCCGAGATCAAGCCTTCGGACGAGTTCCAGGACCAAACGCTCACATGAGCGCTCAGCGGGCATACGGTCCAGGGAACCGAGATCTTCGTTAGTCATCTGCGATCTCTATCAGCCGCCGTGCCAGACCACGAGTGCTTTTCGTCGGCATTGGGGCCGGACACGGGTGAGCTGAGCTGCACCGAACCCGCTTGCGCCTCCCAGGAGAGCCCCACCCCACGAGCGGGTTCCCAGCAAGGCAGCCTTCAGATTCCACGAACCCGCTGGTTTCCATACCTAGCATGCCCTTCGGCCTTCGTGAGCAGGCCACCCTGCGGGACCTCGCCCGCCGGTGCCACACAGCTTGGGTCTCGTACCGACTGGCCGTGCAGGAGCGCGGAGGGAGAAGGTCTGTGCCCTCCCGGCGCCAGGAGAGCGGGCGTACATCCCTGCGGTGGATGTGCCGAGGAGCGGCGCGACCACGGAGCGCAGGGGCTGGCACCGACGGGGCGGGGCGCTCCCCCGAGTGTCTGTCCTGCGAGCGGTGTGGTCAGGCGACCGGTCCATGCTGGCGTCGGCCTTCTTCCTGCACGCGTCCTCGACGCCGTGAGGCTGGTCGGGCCGCCGTCCCGGGTCGGTGCTCGTAGTAGTGCTCGTCGGCGACGAGTACCGAGGTGACGTGGACCGGGAGGCCGCCGCTGGTGCGCGGGACGTCCTGCGAGGTCTCCCGGGTGAATCCGAGGGAGGCACCGGGGATGAAGGGGTACTGCGGCTCGGAGCGGTCGACGGTCCAGCCTCGCTCCTGGGCCCGGCGGAGGAGGTGGTCGGCTGGTGTGGTGAAGACGTCGTCGCCGTCGAGAAGGACTCGTACGCCGGTCCGCCGGCCTTCGCCGGGCCACCAGAGCTCGACCGCGGTGACTCGGCCGGGCTCTTCGAGCGCGACGTCGACACGGATCTCCCGGCAGGCCGTGAAGACCGTCGCCGAGCCGTCGTCCTCGTCGTGTTCGACTCGGGGCAGGCCCCACGGGGTGACTGCGGCCCGGGCCTCCTCGAGGGTCATGCCGAGGTGTACAGGGCCGACGCTGCGGGGCGGTTCCAGAACCAGGTCCATGAGTTGCGTGTCTCCCCTCCGGTGGGCTCACAGGTTACGGATGGCCTCCGCCAGGTCGGGGCCGTAGGACGCCCAGCAAACGACTGATCCGTCGGTACCGAGCTGCCCCATGTACCACTCGCCGTCGTCGAGCACGAGGCACAGGTCGTGGAACCCGAGGACTGCCTCAGGCCGGAGTGTCATGTATTCGTTCTGGCCCGGCTGTTCGACAACTACCAGCCTGTCGAGGGAGAGCGGGGTGGCGCTCCGGTCCTGCGAGAGCGTGCGGATCTGCTCGATCGTCCATCCGGCGGGCAGGTATGAGGTCACCGTCGCATGATCGCAACTTGCCGCGCCTCGGGGCCACTCGTCGATGACCGCACCCACCGCTGTTGTCTCGTGGTGCATCCACCCGCCACGTCATGATGGCGTACGCCACCTCGACGCGGCGGGGGTCGGCGGTCTCGTCGGATTCGACGCGCCGCATCAGGTCCGGGCCGAGGCTGCCGGGGCGGACCGGCAAACTTCCCAGACATGGCTTCTAGCGCGGGTCGCGTTCCGATTCGGTCTGCTGGGGTTCCCGACGCTCTCGGTCGATGAGCTCGGTGATTCCCTCGATGCTTCCGTCGCTGCGTGACCGTCGCGAGCGGACCCGGCGAATGACGCCGCGGGTGGCCGACTTGAGGGAGCTCGCGATGACGTCGGAGGCCACACCACCGGCGATGGAGAGGGCGATGGTGACGATTTCCGAGACCCCGAAGCCGTGTCCCTCCTCGACGGCCAGCACCTTGACGTTGATCCCGTGGTCGGTGAACTTACGCTCTTCGACGTCGATCAGCACCGACCCGGGGAGACCGGAGTCGTGCGGGTCGATCTCCACGTCGAGCTCGATGACGGTCATTCATGCCTCCGGAACGGGTCGGGGGAACATGTGCAGGGTGTGCGAAGTCGGGCGGCCGGCATGCTCGGATGTCAGGGTGCTTTCCCACCTGGCGGCGCTTTCCCGGACGGCCTTCGCGCTCGAAGCCGCCAGCTGACGGCGTATGGACTGGATGACGTAGAGGCCGGCGCCTCCCAGAACGACGTCATTGCTCGACGGGCCGGCCGACCGGACGAAGGGGTGGATCAGGGTCTGTCGTGGTGGTCCGGTGACTGCGAAGGTCCCTTCTTCGCCAGCCAGGCGCCATGCCAGCAGCTTTTCCACGGCGAGGATTTCGAACAGCCAGCGGATCGCCATCCAGATGTCACCGATGGTGACGTTCTCGGCGGGGTTCCTGAAGAGTGCGTCGTAGGCGAAGCGATCGGCTTCGGCCTCCAGCTCCGGACCTGATCTGCCCTCTTCGTGCAGGAGGAGGTGCGCGAACTCGTGGGCGATCATGAAGGTCATCTGGATCCGTGCCGCATTGACGGCTCCTCCCCCGGCCAGCTCTGAACGTACCCGCATCATGGGGGTCTGGTCCCATCGGACGTTGCGGTACAGGGGCAGCAGGAACGGAAGGAGACTGTCGTAGGACGGGTTCGGCAGCGCGGCGTTGCTGCCGGTCGTGCCTATCAGCTGCTGCCGCACGCTTACGGCATTCCAGAGGAACAGGTCGATGGTGTGCCACAGCTGTCGAGTGACCAGGGACAGCCTTATCTGGCGTGTCGCATGGTGAGCGCGGACATACAGGCGAGGGTCGTAGGTGACAACGACCTCGATGTCGTCGACCTGGGGGAAGGCAGGACGCAGGTGATCGCGGACATGCACGACTGTTTCTTCCGCCCAGGTGGGCAGCGGCAGGGGATGCCCCTGGTTGGTCCACCAGTACAGGCGCAGTGCGCGATCGAGTGCGGTTCGCCGCCACGTGCGATGCCGCTCCACGGACGCCTCGTCCGCAGCTGATCCGAGGCTCGCCACCGACCGGAGGACGAAGTAGATCAGAGACTGGCGCTCGCGGTCTTCTTCCAGGGGCGAAAGCGCAGGGACGCCGTGTGGAGGAAAAGGAGGTTCTGACGACTTGTCGAGCAGGTAGTTGAGGTACGAGTCACTGTCGAAACCGATCCCGCTGAATTCCTCAGGCATAGGCCACACCAAGATTGTCGAGGTGCACGAACAGAGCCAGTTCGTAGTCGGCGGCCATGTGTCCCGCCACCGTGACGTGCGTGCCGGCCCCGCTGGACCGCAGGTGTTCCTCGATGCGCTCGGCCGCACCCGTGAGGACGGCGGCGTACGAGTCACTCGGGCCGGCCGTGGAGAATAACGTTCTGAAACCGTCAAGCGTCCAGGCGAAGCGCATGACCTCATCGCAAGCCACGGGATCCCCCGAGGGCGTCAGCAGACCGTCGAAGGTGGTCATGTCGGCAGGGATCAGGAGAGCGCAGCGACGAAAGATCACCACGGCCAGGAGGTAGTCGTACACCGAACCTTGCGAAACCGCCCGGCTGTAGGCCGTGAGCGCCAGATCGAGGAGCATCCAGCCGGCCAGCTGGGGTAGCCGGTAGGTCGTGAGGCGTGATTCCACAAGCGCCATGTGGCTGAGCAGCGCATGTGCATAGCCGCCAACGCGTATCCGCTCACCCGCCAAGTTGACAAGGTTCTGGAGTCGGTGCTCGGACTCCACAGGGTCGGGGGAGGCGGCCAAGGCACGCGCCAGAGCGGACATCGTGTCGTTCAGCGAGTCGAGACCGCCGAGGAGGCGGTACCGGGCGATATGAGCGAATCCGAGATTCGACAGGTACGGCATTATGGAGGATCCTTCGAAATCCGCCTCCGCCACGGCCCTGCCCAGGAGGGCGACCGCCTCGTCGAGATCGTCCTGTGAGCGATCTCGCTCGCCACGCAGCCGCAGGGCACGCCCCAGCAAGTAGCAGGCCTCGGCGGCCTTCCGTCGAGGACCGGTGAGTGCGGCCACGGCCCGGCGGAGCGATATGACTGCCTCCCCGAGGGCTCCCGGAACCAGGGCCAGTTCATGGCTCATGAGGAGGGCCCGGCCCACGGTCTCGAACCGCTCACCTTGCTCGATGCTGCCGTCCGTCGCCGACTCCGCGAGGGATCGCGCGATGCCCGAGACCGTCAACCAGTCCTCTGCCGAACGCGCGGGGTCTGTGGATTCGGTTAACGAGGCGCGGACCCCGTAGGCGGTAAGCCGTGCCCGCTGGACGTCGATCCGAGCGCGCGCTTCGGGAGAGCGCGCTATCGCCTCGTCTAGGCGGCCGATGCCCCTTGACAGAGGCTCCGTACTACCCAGAGCCGGACACGCGCCGATCTCCACCCCCACGAGTTCCAGGAGCGGCAGTATCGAATCCGGGACGGTGGGGTCTCGCAGAACGGCTTCCCACAGCGCGACCGACTCTTCGAATGCTTGCGTGTCCCTGCCAGCCATGGCTTGTTCGGCCAAGGCCCGCGCGG includes:
- a CDS encoding VOC family protein, whose translation is MRATLLVIYTPDLEGCRTFYAGFGLPMVREQHGAGPVHYAAELEGGFVFEVYPADGKEATGRARLAFSVPAGPLPTGTHRLTDPDGRTVVVTAEPAVGRS
- a CDS encoding dienelactone hydrolase family protein codes for the protein MAEVLVFHHGHGLTVGVREFAEQLRRAGHTVHVSDLFEGQVFDSLEEGIGYAEDAGFGTVIARGTTAAEGLPAELVYLGFSLGVLPAQKLAQTRPGAKGGLLLEACVPVAEFGGAWPHDVAVQVHGMDADPFFAGEGDVDAARALVETAADAELFLYPGGRHLFTDSSLPPYDEQAAAQVSHRVLDFLDRIK
- a CDS encoding nuclear transport factor 2 family protein, with the protein product MTNEDLGSLDRMPAERSCERLVLELVRRLDLGEPSTVADLFTPDGVWEWPRDGRRIEGREALRHYFGSRPADRLSRRMCTNILVTVHSTNEATATTYFATYRVDGYAEGLLVPPRLPANIGHYEDTFRRTDGVWLLAKRTLVLPFGGPTERLGEPDHAGKSS
- a CDS encoding ImmA/IrrE family metallo-endopeptidase translates to MPEEFSGIGFDSDSYLNYLLDKSSEPPFPPHGVPALSPLEEDRERQSLIYFVLRSVASLGSAADEASVERHRTWRRTALDRALRLYWWTNQGHPLPLPTWAEETVVHVRDHLRPAFPQVDDIEVVVTYDPRLYVRAHHATRQIRLSLVTRQLWHTIDLFLWNAVSVRQQLIGTTGSNAALPNPSYDSLLPFLLPLYRNVRWDQTPMMRVRSELAGGGAVNAARIQMTFMIAHEFAHLLLHEEGRSGPELEAEADRFAYDALFRNPAENVTIGDIWMAIRWLFEILAVEKLLAWRLAGEEGTFAVTGPPRQTLIHPFVRSAGPSSNDVVLGGAGLYVIQSIRRQLAASSAKAVRESAARWESTLTSEHAGRPTSHTLHMFPRPVPEA